One stretch of Aeromicrobium fastidiosum DNA includes these proteins:
- a CDS encoding DUF4244 domain-containing protein produces MKQLFTRTRDEQGMSTSEYAVGTLGACTIGGVLVKIGQSEWFGDLVRDLFDKIPSILPF; encoded by the coding sequence ATGAAGCAGCTGTTCACCCGCACCCGCGACGAGCAGGGCATGTCGACCTCGGAGTACGCCGTCGGCACGCTCGGTGCCTGCACGATCGGCGGCGTGCTCGTCAAGATCGGCCAGTCCGAGTGGTTCGGCGACCTGGTCCGCGACCTGTTCGACAAGATCCCCAGCATCCTGCCGTTCTGA
- a CDS encoding DUF4244 domain-containing protein: MTHHTALIHEDGPSDEGGLPDDGMATAEYAVGTLGACSIALVLHGLATDGSIFDLIAGLFRLLDGFPPGNLRLR; this comes from the coding sequence ATGACCCACCACACTGCCTTGATCCACGAGGACGGCCCGTCCGACGAGGGCGGCCTGCCCGACGACGGCATGGCGACGGCGGAGTACGCCGTCGGCACGCTCGGTGCCTGCTCGATCGCCCTCGTGCTGCACGGGCTCGCCACCGACGGCAGCATCTTCGACCTCATCGCCGGGCTGTTCCGTCTGCTCGACGGGTTCCCTCCCGGCAACCTGCGCCTGCGATGA
- a CDS encoding TadE family type IV pilus minor pilin translates to MTRRRDDGMVTAELMTVAPFGVALAFLLLWIVSLGLTQVRLSDAARESARMVARGESTQAATDMARRHAPGRASVEVTTADGEVTVTVRTRSRMPLPFFSGIGSRSLESTSVAAQESP, encoded by the coding sequence ATGACCCGGCGGCGCGACGACGGCATGGTCACGGCCGAGCTGATGACCGTCGCACCCTTCGGCGTGGCCCTGGCCTTCCTGCTGCTGTGGATCGTCTCGCTCGGCCTGACGCAGGTGCGGCTATCCGATGCCGCCCGCGAGTCGGCCCGCATGGTCGCCCGGGGCGAGTCGACCCAGGCGGCGACCGACATGGCCCGACGGCACGCGCCCGGTCGCGCGTCGGTCGAGGTCACGACCGCCGACGGCGAGGTGACCGTCACGGTGCGCACGCGGTCGCGCATGCCGCTGCCGTTCTTCTCCGGCATCGGCTCGCGATCCCTGGAGTCGACATCGGTCGCAGCCCAGGAGTCACCGTGA